From Acinetobacter suaedae, one genomic window encodes:
- the adeJ gene encoding multidrug efflux RND transporter permease subunit AdeJ: protein MAQFFIHRPIFAWVIALVIMLAGILTLSKMPIAQYPTIAPPTVTISATYPGASAETVENTVTQIIEQQMNGLDGLRYISSNSSGNGQASIELNFEQGIDPDIAQVQVQNKLQSATALLPEDVQRQGVTVTKSGASFLQVLAFYSPDNSMSDSDIKDYVNSSIKEPISRVAGVGEVQVFGGSYAMRIWLDPAKLTNYQLTPSDVARALQAQNSQVAVGQLGGAPAVKDQVINATVNAQSLLQTPEQFKNIFLKNTASGAEVRLKDVARVELGSDTYAFNSMFNGKPAGGLAIKMATGSNALDTAAAVEERLTELRKNYPAGLEDKLAYDTTPFIKLSIESVVHTLIEAVILVFIVMFLFLQNWRATIIPTLAIPVVVLGTFAVINIFGFSINTLTMFAMVLAIGLLVDDAIVVVENVERVMSEEHTDPVASTEKSMKQISGALIGITSVLSAVFVPMAFFSGTTGVIYRQFSITLVTAMVLSLIVALTFTPALCATLLKQHDPNKAPSNNIFARFFRWFNHSFDRVSHGYQNGVSRMLKAKIFSGVLYAVVIGLLVFMFQKLPSSFLPEEDQGVVMTLVQLPPNATLDRTDKVIDTMTNFFMKEEDTVESIFTVSGFSFTGIGQNAGIGFIKLKDWKDRTTAETQIGALIQRGMALNMIVKDASYIMPLQLPAMPELGVTAGFNLQLKDSAGQGHEKLIAARNTVLGLASQDKRLVGVRPNGQEDTPQYQIMIDQAQAGAMGVSIADINSTMSMAWGGSYINDFIDRGRVKKVYVQGEADSRMMPEDLNKWYVRNNVGEMVPFSAFATGKWTYGSPRLERYNGVSSVNIQGTPAPGTSSGDSMKAMEEIIAKLPSMGLQGFDYEWTGLSLEERESGAQAPFLYALSLLIVFLCLAALYESWSIPFSVLLVVPLGIIGAILLTYFGMVLKDDPNLSNNIYFQVAIIAVIGLSAKNAILIVEFAKDLQEQGEELLEATLHAAKMRLRPIIMTTLAFGFGVLPLALSSGAGAGSQHSVGYGVLGGVLSSTLLGIFFIPVFFVWIRSIFKYKPKTINIQEHKS, encoded by the coding sequence ATGGCTCAATTTTTTATCCATCGCCCCATATTTGCGTGGGTGATCGCATTAGTCATCATGCTGGCAGGGATATTAACCTTGTCAAAGATGCCTATTGCCCAATATCCAACGATTGCTCCGCCAACCGTTACCATCTCTGCGACTTATCCGGGTGCGTCAGCTGAAACTGTTGAAAACACAGTAACCCAGATTATTGAACAACAGATGAATGGTTTGGATGGTTTACGTTATATTTCATCGAACAGTTCTGGTAATGGTCAAGCATCGATCGAACTTAACTTTGAACAAGGTATCGATCCTGATATTGCACAAGTTCAAGTACAAAATAAATTGCAATCCGCAACAGCGCTTTTGCCTGAAGATGTACAACGTCAAGGTGTAACTGTTACTAAATCTGGCGCAAGTTTCTTACAAGTTCTTGCATTTTATTCACCAGATAACAGCATGTCTGACTCTGACATTAAAGACTATGTAAACTCATCAATCAAAGAACCGATTAGTCGTGTTGCTGGTGTTGGTGAAGTCCAAGTCTTTGGTGGTTCTTATGCGATGCGTATTTGGCTTGATCCAGCAAAACTGACCAACTATCAACTTACACCAAGTGATGTTGCTCGTGCATTACAAGCTCAAAACTCTCAAGTTGCTGTTGGTCAGCTCGGTGGTGCACCTGCCGTAAAAGATCAAGTGATCAATGCTACGGTGAATGCGCAAAGCTTATTGCAAACGCCTGAACAGTTTAAGAATATCTTCTTAAAAAACACGGCTTCTGGTGCTGAAGTTCGCTTAAAGGACGTTGCTCGAGTAGAACTAGGTTCAGATACTTATGCATTTAACTCTATGTTTAATGGTAAACCTGCTGGTGGTCTTGCGATCAAGATGGCAACAGGTTCCAATGCACTTGATACAGCTGCTGCTGTTGAAGAGCGCTTAACTGAGTTACGTAAAAACTATCCTGCTGGTCTTGAAGATAAACTGGCTTATGACACCACACCATTTATCAAGCTCTCAATCGAAAGTGTCGTACATACGCTGATTGAAGCGGTGATTTTGGTCTTCATCGTCATGTTCCTATTCTTACAGAACTGGCGTGCAACGATTATTCCAACTTTGGCGATCCCTGTGGTTGTACTCGGTACATTTGCAGTGATTAACATTTTTGGATTCTCGATCAATACTTTAACCATGTTTGCAATGGTTCTAGCAATCGGTCTATTGGTCGATGACGCCATTGTTGTGGTTGAGAACGTCGAACGTGTTATGTCAGAAGAACATACTGATCCTGTTGCTTCAACTGAAAAATCCATGAAACAAATCTCTGGTGCGCTGATTGGTATCACCAGTGTATTAAGTGCGGTATTCGTACCAATGGCATTTTTCAGTGGTACAACTGGGGTGATTTATCGTCAGTTCTCGATTACGCTCGTTACAGCAATGGTTCTATCATTGATCGTTGCACTCACCTTTACCCCTGCCCTTTGTGCAACATTGTTAAAGCAACATGATCCAAATAAAGCACCGAGTAACAATATTTTTGCTCGCTTCTTTAGATGGTTTAACCATAGCTTTGACCGCGTGTCACATGGTTATCAGAACGGCGTAAGTCGTATGCTGAAAGCCAAAATCTTTTCAGGCGTGCTCTATGCTGTTGTGATTGGCTTATTGGTGTTCATGTTCCAAAAACTCCCTTCTTCATTCCTACCAGAAGAAGATCAGGGTGTTGTGATGACATTAGTACAACTACCGCCAAATGCAACGCTTGATCGTACCGATAAAGTTATTGATACCATGACCAACTTCTTTATGAAGGAAGAAGATACAGTTGAATCAATCTTTACTGTATCAGGCTTCTCATTTACAGGGATCGGTCAAAATGCAGGTATCGGCTTTATTAAGCTAAAAGACTGGAAGGATCGTACCACTGCGGAAACGCAAATTGGCGCACTGATTCAACGTGGTATGGCACTCAATATGATCGTCAAAGACGCATCATACATCATGCCATTACAACTACCTGCAATGCCTGAATTAGGTGTTACTGCTGGTTTTAACCTACAGTTGAAAGACTCAGCAGGTCAAGGTCACGAGAAACTGATTGCTGCACGTAATACAGTTTTAGGTTTAGCGTCTCAAGACAAACGACTGGTTGGCGTACGTCCAAATGGTCAAGAAGATACACCACAATATCAAATTATGATCGACCAAGCACAAGCGGGTGCAATGGGTGTTAGCATTGCTGACATCAATAGCACCATGAGCATGGCATGGGGTGGTTCATATATTAATGACTTCATCGATCGTGGTCGTGTGAAGAAAGTTTATGTTCAAGGTGAAGCGGATAGCCGTATGATGCCTGAAGACTTAAACAAATGGTATGTGCGTAATAATGTAGGTGAAATGGTTCCTTTCTCTGCGTTTGCAACGGGTAAATGGACCTATGGCTCTCCTCGTCTTGAACGTTATAACGGCGTGTCATCGGTGAACATTCAAGGTACACCTGCACCAGGAACAAGTTCTGGTGACTCGATGAAAGCCATGGAAGAAATTATTGCAAAACTTCCATCAATGGGCTTACAAGGTTTCGACTATGAATGGACAGGCTTATCACTCGAAGAACGTGAGTCTGGTGCTCAAGCGCCATTCCTTTATGCACTTTCTTTGTTGATCGTATTCTTATGCTTAGCAGCATTATATGAAAGCTGGTCTATCCCGTTCTCTGTCTTACTTGTAGTTCCACTTGGTATTATTGGTGCGATTCTCTTAACTTACTTTGGTATGGTACTGAAAGATGATCCAAATCTTTCAAATAACATCTACTTCCAAGTTGCGATTATTGCTGTGATTGGTCTATCGGCAAAGAATGCGATCTTGATTGTAGAATTTGCAAAAGACTTGCAGGAACAAGGTGAAGAGTTACTAGAAGCAACGTTGCATGCTGCGAAAATGCGTCTACGTCCAATCATCATGACCACACTTGCCTTCGGCTTTGGTGTACTTCCACTAGCATTATCTTCTGGTGCAGGTGCCGGCAGTCAGCATTCGGTAGGTTACGGTGTCTTGGGTGGCGTACTCTCTTCAACACTTCTAGGTATTTTCTTTATCCCTGTATTCTTCGTGTGGATTCGTAGTATCTTTAAGTACAAACCAAAAACTATAAACATTCAGGAGCATAAATCGTGA
- a CDS encoding site-specific recombinase — MHFNLSDLFVKMQEQLEQSQAVLDENLLIELVNRLRPKNPNDADEVKQRIHHLIKTLLLTPTSANLLQRFLLKLMSQYKQISLYADSGILSLDGFWNQLGQRLGAHFLPLVEDGQQLTTLVGKVFHQETDSEWLDLIDNQDWSTLFNLICESSNSSPEKQVSSNELIKAITVLSYRISGIGLYPEFINAQPDITEYESPFLVQNREIVDFIEKYKQQVDQQDAIAVLPPLDASQAFVMLDQCRDVVMKIRRATKRIGVSISLTYLLSLLEQALDRIELLLSLLASKDEVKYIALGELLIDLTKAHYESRSVRHLLTSTSELIALQVTENASKTGEHYVSTDKAGFFGMYKAAAGAGAIIATMATLKILTARLVLAPFTHAFLYSMNYSLGFMLIHVLHFTVATKQPAMTAAALASTVQQQKGSRTAQIAELAALIINIIRTQFIAILGNISIAIPVAALITFSWQFYLDEPLLNHAKSAALLHSLNPFTSLAVPHAAIAGVCLFLSGLIAGYFDNLAVYRKVGPRLKQHRRLKRWMSQERLDKFANYIETNLGALAGNFLFGIMLGSMGTIGFILGLPLDIRHIAFAAANFIQGLMTIGSPDIALIIVSFLGVLLIGLTNLFVSFTLTIIVALRARRVRFAQWKPLAHLVMTHFLTRPSDFFWPPKQPVEVQEKGTSDKK; from the coding sequence ATGCATTTTAATTTATCTGATTTATTTGTAAAAATGCAGGAACAGCTTGAACAATCTCAAGCTGTTCTTGATGAAAATCTCCTCATTGAATTGGTCAATCGCTTAAGACCAAAAAACCCAAATGATGCAGATGAAGTTAAGCAAAGAATTCATCATCTCATCAAAACATTATTATTAACTCCTACATCGGCAAATTTACTTCAGCGTTTTTTGTTAAAGCTGATGAGCCAATATAAGCAAATCAGCTTATATGCAGATAGCGGTATTTTGTCACTTGATGGTTTCTGGAATCAGCTTGGGCAGCGTTTAGGTGCACATTTTCTGCCATTAGTTGAAGATGGGCAACAACTCACAACGCTTGTAGGCAAAGTCTTTCATCAAGAAACTGACAGCGAGTGGTTAGATTTAATCGACAACCAAGACTGGTCTACGCTGTTCAATCTAATTTGTGAAAGCTCAAACAGTAGCCCTGAGAAACAAGTTTCAAGTAATGAGTTGATTAAAGCCATCACGGTTTTATCCTATCGGATTAGTGGTATTGGTCTATATCCTGAATTTATTAATGCACAACCTGATATTACTGAATACGAATCACCATTCTTGGTTCAAAACCGAGAAATTGTTGATTTTATAGAAAAGTATAAACAACAAGTTGATCAGCAAGATGCTATAGCAGTTCTTCCACCACTTGATGCATCACAAGCCTTTGTAATGCTTGATCAGTGTCGTGATGTAGTAATGAAAATCCGCCGTGCAACGAAGCGAATCGGCGTCAGCATCAGTTTGACTTATTTATTATCCTTATTAGAACAAGCCTTAGACCGTATTGAATTATTGCTGAGCTTATTGGCCAGTAAAGATGAAGTAAAATATATCGCTCTAGGTGAGTTACTCATAGACTTAACCAAGGCGCATTATGAAAGTCGGAGTGTTCGTCATCTACTCACGTCAACAAGTGAATTGATCGCTCTCCAAGTAACAGAAAATGCAAGCAAAACTGGCGAACACTACGTAAGTACTGACAAAGCTGGTTTCTTTGGGATGTACAAAGCTGCAGCTGGTGCTGGTGCCATTATTGCCACCATGGCAACCTTAAAAATTCTTACTGCACGTTTAGTATTGGCGCCGTTTACCCATGCTTTTTTATATAGCATGAATTACTCGCTCGGTTTTATGCTGATCCATGTGTTGCACTTTACCGTTGCAACCAAACAGCCAGCGATGACTGCGGCTGCACTAGCGTCTACCGTACAACAACAAAAAGGTAGCCGAACAGCCCAAATTGCAGAGTTAGCTGCGCTGATTATTAATATTATCCGAACACAATTTATTGCCATCTTAGGTAATATCTCGATTGCGATACCTGTCGCAGCGTTGATTACATTTTCATGGCAATTTTATTTGGATGAGCCGTTATTAAATCATGCTAAATCAGCAGCGCTATTGCATAGCCTCAATCCCTTCACGTCCCTCGCTGTTCCACATGCAGCAATCGCAGGTGTGTGTTTATTCCTTTCGGGTTTAATTGCAGGCTATTTTGATAACCTAGCTGTTTATCGTAAAGTGGGGCCAAGACTCAAGCAACATCGGCGCCTGAAACGCTGGATGAGCCAAGAGCGCCTAGATAAATTTGCCAACTATATAGAAACCAATTTAGGTGCTTTAGCAGGTAATTTTCTTTTCGGTATTATGCTGGGTAGCATGGGAACTATAGGTTTTATCTTAGGCCTACCTTTAGATATTCGTCACATTGCTTTCGCAGCAGCAAACTTTATTCAAGGTTTAATGACGATCGGTTCTCCTGATATTGCATTAATTATTGTTTCATTCTTAGGCGTGTTATTAATTGGTCTGACTAACTTATTTGTAAGTTTCACTTTAACCATTATTGTAGCTTTACGTGCACGTCGTGTTCGTTTTGCGCAATGGAAACCACTCGCACATTTGGTCATGACGCATTTTCTCACTAGACCGAGTGACTTTTTTTGGCCACCAAAACAACCTGTTGAAGTACAGGAAAAAGGTACCTCCGATAAAAAATGA
- a CDS encoding pirin family protein, with amino-acid sequence MKSLAFIHRNDTRFAIGDFYPALSVFSYHELGNTTSPFLLLDHLGPGRLEPQSNKKGVNEHPHRGFETVTFVFAGELGHKDSTGQGGIIRQGDVQWMTAAAGIQHIEQFSPEFRKQGGKFEMVQLWVNLPAKDKMSAPRYQNLSNSEIPNCMLDHQAGYIRVIAGQYRTTQGIAKTFTPMNIFDIHLKKNQKITLPAEEGTTTLIYLRKGKAMLTADEDHLEEQALAVMSSLGSDVEITAIEDCDLLFLSAQPLNEPINGHGPFVMNTYDEILQAYDDIKTGKFGHYSN; translated from the coding sequence ATGAAAAGTCTTGCGTTTATTCATCGTAACGATACTCGTTTTGCTATTGGTGATTTTTATCCTGCCTTATCAGTATTTTCATATCATGAACTTGGAAATACTACTTCACCTTTTTTATTACTCGACCACCTTGGTCCTGGGCGATTAGAACCACAAAGCAATAAAAAAGGTGTCAATGAACATCCACATCGTGGTTTTGAAACCGTCACCTTTGTTTTTGCAGGAGAATTAGGGCATAAGGACTCTACAGGTCAAGGTGGCATTATTCGGCAAGGCGATGTGCAATGGATGACCGCTGCTGCAGGTATTCAACATATCGAACAATTTAGCCCAGAGTTTCGTAAACAAGGCGGAAAGTTTGAAATGGTACAACTGTGGGTGAATCTGCCAGCTAAAGACAAAATGTCAGCACCACGCTATCAAAACCTATCCAATAGTGAAATTCCTAACTGCATGCTTGATCACCAAGCAGGTTATATTCGTGTAATCGCTGGTCAATATCGAACTACGCAAGGCATCGCCAAAACCTTTACCCCAATGAATATTTTTGACATTCATTTAAAAAAGAACCAGAAAATTACCCTCCCCGCAGAAGAAGGAACCACAACATTAATCTACTTGCGCAAAGGCAAAGCCATGTTGACAGCAGATGAAGACCATCTTGAAGAACAAGCTCTAGCCGTGATGTCGAGTTTAGGTAGCGATGTTGAAATAACAGCGATTGAGGATTGTGACTTGTTATTTTTATCCGCCCAACCTTTAAACGAACCAATCAATGGACATGGTCCTTTTGTAATGAATACCTATGATGAAATTTTACAGGCTTACGATGATATTAAAACTGGAAAATTCGGTCACTATTCAAACTAG
- a CDS encoding AdeA/AdeI family multidrug efflux RND transporter periplasmic adaptor subunit, which produces MMSAKLWAPALTACALATSIALVGCSKDTNDAQQAAAAQQMPPAEVGVLVAQPQSIEQNVELSGRTSAYQISEVRPQTSGVILKRLFTEGSYVSEGQALYELDSRANRAALDNAKAALLQQQANLSSLRTKLNRYQQLVSSNAVSKQEYDDLLGQVRVSEAQVAAAQAQVKNAEVDFGYSTIRSPISGQSGRSSVTAGALVTANQTAPLVTIQQLDPIYVDINQSSAELLRLRQQLSKGSLSNSNNTKVKLKLEDGSTYPIEGQLTFSDASVNQDTGTVTLRAVFSNPNHLLLPGMYTTAQIVQGLVPNAYLIPQAAVARLPTGQATVMIVNDKGTVETRPIDTAGVQGQNWIVTNGLKAGDKVIVDGVAKVKDGQEVSAKPYQAQPANDKNAAQPAPAEQKATVKA; this is translated from the coding sequence ATGATGTCGGCTAAGCTTTGGGCTCCTGCCCTGACTGCTTGCGCATTAGCAACAAGCATCGCACTTGTTGGTTGTAGCAAAGATACAAACGATGCACAGCAAGCTGCTGCTGCACAACAAATGCCACCTGCTGAGGTTGGTGTACTTGTAGCTCAACCGCAAAGTATTGAACAAAACGTTGAACTTTCGGGCCGAACATCTGCATATCAAATTTCAGAAGTTCGTCCACAAACAAGTGGTGTAATTTTAAAGCGCTTATTTACAGAAGGCAGTTATGTATCTGAAGGTCAAGCACTTTATGAGCTTGATTCACGTGCAAATCGTGCAGCTTTAGACAATGCAAAAGCTGCTCTTTTGCAGCAACAAGCAAACCTAAGCTCATTACGTACCAAATTAAATCGTTATCAACAACTTGTTTCGAGCAACGCAGTCTCTAAACAAGAATATGATGACTTACTTGGTCAAGTAAGAGTTTCTGAAGCTCAAGTTGCAGCTGCTCAAGCGCAAGTAAAAAATGCAGAAGTTGATTTTGGTTACTCAACCATCCGTTCACCGATTTCTGGACAATCTGGTCGTTCATCCGTGACGGCTGGTGCGTTAGTGACCGCAAACCAAACTGCACCATTAGTTACAATTCAACAACTTGATCCAATCTACGTTGATATCAATCAATCCAGTGCGGAACTTTTACGCTTACGCCAACAACTGAGCAAGGGCAGTTTAAGCAACAGCAATAACACCAAAGTAAAGTTAAAACTTGAAGATGGTTCAACCTATCCGATTGAAGGGCAATTAACCTTCTCAGATGCCTCCGTGAACCAAGACACAGGTACTGTAACTTTGCGAGCAGTGTTCTCAAATCCAAATCATTTGCTACTCCCTGGTATGTATACAACAGCACAGATCGTGCAAGGTCTTGTACCAAATGCCTATCTGATTCCTCAAGCGGCTGTAGCTCGCTTACCAACAGGTCAAGCAACCGTCATGATCGTCAATGATAAAGGAACTGTTGAAACACGTCCTATTGATACAGCTGGTGTTCAAGGCCAAAACTGGATTGTTACCAATGGTCTTAAAGCTGGCGATAAAGTAATTGTAGACGGTGTTGCCAAAGTTAAAGATGGGCAAGAGGTTTCTGCAAAACCTTATCAAGCTCAACCTGCAAATGACAAAAATGCTGCACAACCTGCTCCAGCAGAGCAAAAAGCAACTGTAAAAGCATAA
- the rplU gene encoding 50S ribosomal protein L21, with translation MYAVIQSGGKQHRVVEGETLKVELLKAETGATITFDDVLMLVNGDSIQIGAPVVAGAKVTAEVVGHGRHDKIRIIKMRRRKHYRKQQGHRQWFTELKITGIAG, from the coding sequence ATGTACGCAGTAATCCAAAGCGGTGGTAAACAGCACCGTGTTGTTGAGGGTGAAACCCTTAAAGTTGAATTGTTGAAAGCTGAAACTGGTGCAACTATTACGTTTGATGACGTATTAATGCTTGTAAACGGTGATAGCATTCAAATCGGTGCTCCAGTTGTAGCTGGCGCAAAAGTAACTGCAGAAGTAGTTGGCCATGGTCGTCACGACAAAATCCGCATCATCAAAATGCGTCGTCGTAAACATTACCGTAAACAACAAGGTCACCGTCAATGGTTTACCGAGTTGAAAATTACTGGTATCGCAGGCTAA
- the sdsA gene encoding All-trans-nonaprenyl-diphosphate synthase, with the protein MVIDFKQDILSPVATDFAAMDHLINEGISSKVGLVMSVSKHVVEAGGKRMRPIMCLLAARACGLTNMQQAQHLAAVIEMLHTATLVHDDVVDESNLRRGRPTANATWNNQTAVLVGDFLIARAFDLLVDLNNMTLLKDFSTGTCEIAEGEVLQLQSQHQPDTTEETYLNIIHGKTSRLFELATEGAAILAGTEEYREPLRRFAGHFGNAFQIIDDILDYTSDAETLGKNIGDDLMEGKPTLPLISALAHSTGEDHAIIRRSIATGGIEHLDKVIEIVHNSGGLDYCQKRAQQETDAALEALKALPDNEYRQALINLTLMALHRLQ; encoded by the coding sequence ATGGTCATCGATTTCAAGCAAGACATTCTCTCCCCTGTTGCGACAGATTTTGCTGCGATGGATCACCTCATCAATGAAGGAATCAGTTCTAAAGTCGGCTTAGTGATGTCCGTGAGCAAGCATGTGGTTGAAGCTGGCGGCAAACGTATGCGCCCAATTATGTGCCTACTTGCCGCACGTGCATGTGGATTAACCAACATGCAGCAGGCCCAACACTTAGCCGCTGTCATTGAAATGTTGCATACTGCGACACTTGTGCATGATGATGTCGTCGATGAATCCAATTTACGACGAGGTCGCCCGACTGCAAATGCGACGTGGAATAACCAAACTGCTGTTTTGGTCGGTGATTTTTTGATTGCACGTGCATTTGACCTACTGGTCGACTTAAATAACATGACGCTATTGAAAGATTTTTCAACAGGAACATGTGAGATTGCAGAGGGCGAAGTTTTACAACTTCAATCTCAACATCAACCTGATACCACAGAAGAAACCTATTTAAACATTATTCATGGTAAAACTTCGCGCCTGTTTGAACTTGCGACTGAAGGTGCAGCAATATTGGCAGGTACTGAAGAATATCGTGAACCATTGCGTCGTTTCGCTGGGCATTTCGGCAATGCATTCCAAATTATTGATGATATTTTAGATTACACTTCTGATGCAGAAACATTAGGTAAAAATATTGGTGATGATTTAATGGAAGGTAAACCAACTTTACCGTTAATTTCAGCACTGGCACACTCAACAGGTGAAGATCATGCAATCATACGTCGTAGTATCGCTACTGGTGGGATTGAGCATCTAGATAAAGTAATTGAGATTGTTCACAACTCTGGTGGATTAGACTATTGCCAAAAACGTGCTCAACAAGAAACTGACGCGGCTTTAGAAGCATTGAAAGCACTGCCTGACAATGAATATCGTCAAGCATTGATTAATTTGACCTTAATGGCCTTACATCGACTACAATAA
- the rpmA gene encoding 50S ribosomal protein L27: MATKKAGGSTKNGRDSNPKMLGVKVYGGQTVTAGNIIVRQRGTEFHAGANVGMGRDHTLFATADGVVKFEVKGQFGRRYVTVEA; the protein is encoded by the coding sequence ATGGCAACTAAAAAAGCCGGTGGATCGACGAAAAACGGTCGTGATTCGAATCCTAAGATGTTAGGTGTTAAAGTTTACGGTGGTCAAACTGTAACTGCTGGTAACATCATCGTTCGTCAACGTGGTACTGAGTTCCACGCTGGTGCAAATGTTGGTATGGGCCGTGACCATACTTTATTTGCTACTGCTGACGGCGTAGTAAAATTTGAAGTGAAAGGTCAATTTGGCCGTCGCTACGTAACTGTTGAAGCTTAA
- a CDS encoding DUF3298 domain-containing protein, with product MTMNSSKSSILIPLIPILTVFALAGCQPKSDTDSTAKVEKNNIPLVQAQVVAVELPKQKVCLEDGCTNYDLQTVKTNLQWIDDYFVARMKKAEPNAFSNLNDQQVKVPEGEPVLSESSTYVRFVGQNYNLATFAIQSYTYPAGAAHGMYHQEFVNFDLSNKKHIRVEDLVKDGMDQKLRDELYAANQNWLDEHNIKKDQLQVSDNYYYGVNGIVFVYPLYELASYAEGMSELTLPYYAAKEFIKAEYLPSLPKVPN from the coding sequence ATGACAATGAATAGCTCAAAATCATCAATATTGATTCCACTGATTCCTATACTGACCGTTTTTGCATTAGCAGGTTGCCAACCGAAATCAGATACAGACTCAACAGCCAAAGTTGAAAAAAACAATATCCCATTGGTTCAGGCTCAAGTCGTAGCCGTTGAGTTACCTAAACAGAAAGTATGTTTAGAGGATGGTTGTACCAACTATGATCTGCAAACGGTAAAAACCAATCTGCAATGGATTGATGATTATTTTGTGGCACGCATGAAAAAAGCAGAGCCGAATGCTTTTTCAAATTTAAATGATCAACAAGTGAAAGTTCCTGAGGGTGAACCTGTACTGAGTGAAAGTAGTACCTATGTTCGCTTTGTTGGTCAAAATTACAATTTGGCGACTTTTGCGATTCAGAGCTATACTTATCCTGCGGGTGCTGCACATGGAATGTACCATCAAGAATTTGTTAATTTTGATTTAAGCAATAAAAAACATATTCGTGTAGAGGATTTAGTTAAAGATGGTATGGATCAAAAGCTGCGGGATGAGTTGTATGCTGCAAATCAAAATTGGTTAGATGAGCACAATATCAAGAAAGATCAACTACAAGTCAGCGATAATTATTATTATGGGGTCAATGGAATCGTATTCGTTTATCCACTTTATGAGCTTGCATCTTATGCTGAAGGTATGAGTGAGTTGACCTTACCTTATTATGCAGCAAAAGAGTTTATCAAGGCAGAATACTTGCCAAGCCTACCGAAAGTCCCTAATTAA
- the lolA gene encoding outer membrane lipoprotein chaperone LolA: MNFMKKIAYATTLSAITLAPVVSIQASAAPVAASAQQATTSLVQQLSGLQRFTADFEQTTKVSNNKAVQKRGLTAQHMNQTFKGVMKVERPGKFYWETTSPAKQTIVTSGKTVWIYDPDLQQAIRQNLDDQVANTPALLLSGNTSQIMQSYRVTQPDRTKLYYTLYPKQDDSTFQSLTISFGANKAPNLMILQDSLGQTTYVRFSNLKVNQAIPASVFNFEPPKGTDIIDQ, translated from the coding sequence ATGAATTTTATGAAAAAAATAGCTTACGCGACAACTTTAAGTGCAATTACGCTTGCGCCAGTTGTTAGTATTCAGGCGTCTGCTGCACCTGTGGCGGCATCGGCTCAACAGGCAACCACGAGTTTGGTTCAACAATTATCAGGTTTGCAACGATTCACTGCAGATTTTGAACAAACAACGAAAGTAAGCAACAATAAAGCTGTACAAAAACGAGGGCTTACGGCTCAGCATATGAATCAAACTTTTAAAGGTGTGATGAAGGTTGAGCGTCCAGGTAAGTTTTATTGGGAAACTACTAGTCCAGCAAAACAAACCATTGTGACATCTGGGAAAACAGTGTGGATTTATGATCCTGATTTACAGCAGGCAATCCGCCAAAACCTAGATGATCAAGTAGCCAATACACCTGCATTATTGTTGTCGGGAAATACGAGCCAAATTATGCAGTCTTATCGCGTGACACAACCTGATCGCACAAAGTTGTATTATACCTTGTACCCGAAACAGGATGACAGCACGTTCCAAAGCTTGACAATTAGCTTTGGTGCAAACAAAGCGCCCAATTTGATGATTTTACAAGATTCATTGGGGCAAACTACTTATGTCCGTTTTAGTAATCTGAAGGTCAATCAAGCAATTCCAGCTTCTGTATTTAATTTTGAGCCACCAAAAGGCACAGATATTATTGATCAGTAA